The Candidatus Obscuribacterales bacterium genome includes the window GGTTCTCATTCAAGGGTTTGAAAACCTCCGCGTTTTTTTCATCCGCCCGAGGTCGGGAATGATTGAAGTATGACGAAGGGTCTTGATAGATGTTCAGAGTATAATGTAAGGAGATGTCGAAAGCCATCTCACCAATGATTCACAGGACTTTATGGAAGCCATCTCAGCACGGCGATGCATAGCGATGTTGTGGTTTGTTGGTGTAGGGCAACGCGGATATCACACAGCTCGTAAGTCATACCCACGAGGTTATGTGCCGCCATGGAAACATCTTGATGAAAAACAGATTTCTCCTAGGAAGATGGCTGATCATCGTTTATTTTGATGAGAACAAAGAATGGGTTTGCTCAAGCCGCTCGAACACCACTTCAAGGGATAGATCACCGATCTACGTAACGGCATAGGATCACTATCATCAAACATTTTCTGGGTAGATGTACCAGTCTTTGAAGAGCTTTAACGTTAAGATTTATGCTCATTTTTGGCAGGACACTTAACTCAAAAAACTTGGTTTCTAAAGGCTCCAATGTCAAGCTCAGTTGCGATCGCTGGACATTGTCCGCTCATTAACCTATAAATTTTTTTAGTCCCTGAAATGTTACCCATGAACATAGTTGAATGCTGAGACTAGTTCTTAATGATTTGCAATGACGACTCGTAGGTTTGGCGATTAAAATGTATAACGAAATATTAAAAAATATTTCGCCCGCCAAGTATTCATGGATGGAGGAGCCTATCCAGTCCTATCTATCCAGTCCTACAAGGATCTTACGGATATCCCCCGATGGTTTTTGTAGTGATAGGGAGTTATAATCGCCAATCTTCTTGTCTGTCATGGGGTTTAGTTGACACCCGCTAGCTACTTATTTTTTCTAGATCACTTTTTGAATTCTTGGAAAGCGTTAAGACTATGGTTTCTTCGCTTCATCATCCATCGATTGCACTAATTTCAGTTCACGGCGATCCGTCCGTGGATATTGGTCGAGAGGAGGCAGGTGGACAAAATGTTTATGTTCGCCAGGTTGGTGAGGCCTTGGCGCGTTTGGAGTGGGACGTGTCGATGTTTACTCGACAGACCCATACCGATCAGCCTCAGGTGGTTGAACATCTACCCAACTGTCGCACGGTTCGCCTAACGGCGGGGCCAGAAGACTTTGTGCCCCGAGATGACATCTTCGGCTACTTGCCAGCGTTTGTGCAAGAGTTCTTGCAATACCAGCGATCAACCGGTCAAGTTTTTCCGTTGATTCACACCAACTATTGGCTTTCCTCTTGGGTGGGAATGCAGCTCAAACAGCATCAAGCAGTGCAGCAGGTGCATACCTATCATTCTGTAGGGGCTGTGAAATATCAATCCATGGATGCGGTGCCAGCGATCGCCACGACTCGCCTGGAGGTGGAACAGCGCTGTCTGGAGACAGCGGAGCGGGTTGTGGCTACCAGTCCCCAAGAGCGGGATCATTTACGATCGCTGGTATCGTCCTACGGGCGAATTGATGTGATTCCCTGCGGCACTGACATTGAGCGTTTTGGCCATGTGAGTATGGCAACGGCACGGCAGAGCTTGGGGATCGCTGCCGATGCCAAGGTCGTGCTTTATGTAGGGCGTTTTGACCCACGTAAGGGGATTGAAACCGTCGTGCGGGCGGTGGGCCAGTCACACCTTCGCCAGGATGAACGCCTGCAGCTGATCATCGGTGGCGGCAGCCGTCCAGGGCATAGTGATGGACGGGAGCGCGATCGCATTGAGGGGCTGGTAGCAGACCTTGGATTGCAGGGGCAGACCTGGTTTCCTGGACGCATTTCGGATGAAGATCTGACGTTATACTATGCGGCGGCGGATGTTTGTGTGGTGCCGAGCCACTACGAACCCTTTGGCCTCGTTGCTATTGAGGCTATGGCTAGCAATACCCCAGTGGTCGTTAGCGATGTGGGAGGCTTGCAGTATACGGTGGTGCCTGGTGAAACAGGGCTCTTGGCTCCAGTGCGGGATGCGGAGGCCTTTGCCCAAGCCATTGATCGAATTCTCAGCCAGCCGGACTGGCGGGATCAGCTGGGACGGGCGGCCCGCAATCGCGTGGTGGATTACTTTAGCTGGGATGGAGTCGCCATCCAGCTTGACCGGCTCTATCGCAAACTGCTGTTGGGGGCAGATGCCCGCCACCTTAATCAGGTTGGAGCCTAGGTGACGGCGGCGGTCATCTTGGCGGGGGGGCAGAGTACCCGCATGGGTCGGGATAAGGCGCTGATATCGGTGGAAGGTCAGTCATTATTGACGCGCACCTGTGCCGTTGTCCAGGATTTGGGGCTACCGATCTATGTGGTCACGCCTTGGAGCGATCGCTACCGAGATCAGGTGCCCCCTGACTGTCGGTTCATTCCCGAGGCAGGCGCTCAGGGGCCGCTAGTAGCTCTTGGGCAAGCTTGGCGATCGCTCCCCGAAGAGCATGACTGGGTGTTGCTGCTAGCCTGCGATCTACCTTGTCTGACCGCGGCGGTTCTCCGTCCCCCCGTTGCCCAGCTTCCCGATCGACAGCCCAACCAGGGAGTCGCTTGGCTACCCCGGAGTGGCGATCGCTGGGAGCCGCTCTGTGGTTTTTATCATCGGGCCGGTCAACCCGCCTTGGAGGCCTATATTGCCCAAGGTGGCCGTTCGTTTCAAGGATGGTTGACCACGGTGATCGTGCAAGAGTTACGCCTCAGCGATC containing:
- a CDS encoding glycosyltransferase, with protein sequence MVSSLHHPSIALISVHGDPSVDIGREEAGGQNVYVRQVGEALARLEWDVSMFTRQTHTDQPQVVEHLPNCRTVRLTAGPEDFVPRDDIFGYLPAFVQEFLQYQRSTGQVFPLIHTNYWLSSWVGMQLKQHQAVQQVHTYHSVGAVKYQSMDAVPAIATTRLEVEQRCLETAERVVATSPQERDHLRSLVSSYGRIDVIPCGTDIERFGHVSMATARQSLGIAADAKVVLYVGRFDPRKGIETVVRAVGQSHLRQDERLQLIIGGGSRPGHSDGRERDRIEGLVADLGLQGQTWFPGRISDEDLTLYYAAADVCVVPSHYEPFGLVAIEAMASNTPVVVSDVGGLQYTVVPGETGLLAPVRDAEAFAQAIDRILSQPDWRDQLGRAARNRVVDYFSWDGVAIQLDRLYRKLLLGADARHLNQVGA
- a CDS encoding molybdenum cofactor guanylyltransferase; its protein translation is MTAAVILAGGQSTRMGRDKALISVEGQSLLTRTCAVVQDLGLPIYVVTPWSDRYRDQVPPDCRFIPEAGAQGPLVALGQAWRSLPEEHDWVLLLACDLPCLTAAVLRPPVAQLPDRQPNQGVAWLPRSGDRWEPLCGFYHRAGQPALEAYIAQGGRSFQGWLTTVIVQELRLSDRTILFNCNSPEDLANRPQG